The Streptomyces pactum genome contains a region encoding:
- a CDS encoding Pro-rich N-terminal domain-containing protein — MQHAVGPPLPPPHQPGHGPAVGWSPAAHLPGPHQGSAPVPPPAPGYPMGAPHPAAPRQVPAPGPQPAPGPQPAPGPHQAAPVPPVVDTTGHVPLPPGGPVAVPSVPPATAAAPDPTTTTLAVLLIGPAGAGKTSVAKYWADHRRVPTAHISLDDVREWVRSGFADPQTGWNEHSEAQYRLARRTCGFSARNFLANGISCILDDAVFPDRPVVGLGGWKRHVGPGLLPVVLLPGLDIVLERNAERSGNRRLTDEEVARIHGRMAGWYGSGLPIIDNSQLDIPETARLLDEVLSRSIASPPNW, encoded by the coding sequence ATGCAGCACGCAGTGGGTCCTCCGCTGCCGCCGCCCCACCAGCCGGGGCACGGACCGGCCGTCGGCTGGTCCCCGGCCGCACACCTCCCGGGCCCGCACCAGGGTTCCGCCCCCGTTCCTCCGCCCGCGCCGGGCTATCCCATGGGGGCCCCGCACCCCGCGGCCCCCCGGCAGGTCCCGGCCCCGGGTCCGCAGCCGGCTCCGGGTCCGCAGCCGGCTCCGGGTCCGCACCAGGCGGCGCCCGTCCCGCCCGTCGTGGACACCACCGGCCACGTACCGCTGCCACCCGGCGGCCCCGTGGCCGTACCCAGCGTGCCGCCCGCCACGGCCGCCGCGCCCGACCCCACCACGACCACCCTCGCGGTGCTGCTCATCGGCCCCGCGGGCGCCGGCAAGACCAGCGTCGCCAAGTACTGGGCGGACCACCGCCGGGTTCCCACCGCGCACATCAGCCTCGACGACGTCCGCGAATGGGTCCGGTCCGGCTTCGCCGACCCCCAGACCGGGTGGAACGAGCACTCCGAAGCCCAGTACCGCCTCGCCCGCCGCACCTGCGGCTTCTCCGCGCGCAACTTCCTCGCCAACGGCATCTCCTGCATCCTCGACGACGCGGTCTTCCCGGACCGCCCGGTCGTCGGCCTCGGCGGCTGGAAGCGGCACGTCGGTCCCGGTCTGCTCCCGGTCGTCCTCCTGCCGGGCCTGGACATCGTCCTGGAGCGCAACGCCGAACGCAGCGGCAACCGGCGCCTCACCGACGAGGAGGTCGCCCGCATCCACGGCCGGATGGCCGGCTGGTACGGCTCCGGCCTCCCCATCATCGACAACTCCCAGCTCGACATCCCCGAAACGGCCCGCCTCCTGGACGAGGTCCTGTCCCGCTCGATAGCCAGCCCCCCGAACTGGTAG
- a CDS encoding aminopeptidase P family protein, whose amino-acid sequence MSEVYAARRTRLRERCNAGGSAAALVSRPANVRYLAGAAPHGAVLLLGKTEDLLVCSGPPDDRSTVGRPDESLPVRALPGPGGDPAVAATGLAAAQGTESLATEDHHLTVVRHRAMRSVASRLRLTDLGQAVEQLRVVKDEEEISCLRIGAEIADQALGELLESILVGRTERHLALELERRLVDHGADGPAFATSVGTGPNSGRRGHRPTDRRVEEGDFLSVCLGATYRGYRCEIGRTFVIGTSPADWQIELYDLVFSAQRAGREALAPGAACRDVDRAARQALDSAGYAENLPTLTGHGVGLEIDEDPQLAPAAMGKLDACVPVTVEPGVHLPGRGGVRIDDTLVVRPEADGGPELLTITTKELLAL is encoded by the coding sequence ATGTCAGAGGTGTACGCGGCCCGCCGGACGCGCCTACGAGAACGCTGCAACGCGGGCGGCAGCGCGGCGGCGCTCGTCTCCCGGCCCGCCAACGTGCGCTATCTCGCGGGCGCCGCCCCGCACGGCGCCGTACTGCTGCTGGGCAAGACCGAGGATCTCCTGGTCTGCTCCGGCCCGCCGGACGACCGGTCGACGGTGGGCCGGCCCGACGAGTCGCTGCCGGTGCGCGCGCTGCCCGGCCCCGGAGGCGACCCCGCCGTCGCGGCCACCGGTCTCGCCGCGGCCCAGGGCACCGAGTCCCTCGCCACCGAGGACCACCACCTCACCGTGGTCCGGCACCGCGCCATGCGCTCGGTCGCGTCCCGGCTGCGGCTGACCGACCTCGGCCAGGCGGTCGAGCAGCTCCGGGTGGTCAAGGACGAGGAGGAGATCTCCTGCCTGCGCATCGGTGCCGAGATCGCCGACCAGGCCCTCGGCGAACTCCTGGAGTCCATCCTGGTCGGCCGCACCGAACGGCACCTCGCCCTGGAGCTGGAGCGGCGCCTGGTCGACCACGGCGCCGACGGGCCCGCCTTCGCCACCTCCGTCGGAACGGGACCGAACTCGGGACGCCGCGGCCACCGGCCCACCGACCGGCGCGTGGAGGAGGGCGACTTCCTCTCCGTCTGCCTGGGCGCGACGTACCGCGGCTACCGCTGCGAGATCGGCCGTACGTTCGTCATCGGCACCTCGCCGGCGGACTGGCAGATCGAGTTGTACGACCTCGTCTTCTCCGCCCAGCGGGCCGGCCGGGAGGCACTCGCACCCGGTGCCGCCTGCCGCGACGTGGACCGTGCCGCCCGCCAGGCACTGGACTCGGCGGGGTACGCCGAGAACCTTCCGACGCTCACCGGTCACGGTGTCGGACTCGAAATCGACGAGGACCCGCAGTTGGCCCCCGCGGCCATGGGTAAACTGGACGCTTGTGTGCCGGTCACCGTCGAACCGGGGGTTCACCTCCCGGGCCGGGGCGGGGTCCGGATCGATGACACGCTCGTCGTGCGCCCCGAGGCGGACGGCGGACCCGAGCTACTCACCATCACGACCAAGGAGCTGCTCGCGCTCTAG
- the aroB gene encoding 3-dehydroquinate synthase, which produces MSEAVTRIQVGGTAGSDPYEVLVGRQLLGELGGLIGPKAKNVAVIHPEALAETGDALRADLAGQGYEAIAIQVPNAEEAKTAEVAAYCWKALGQSGFTRTDVIVGVGGGASTDLAGFVAATWLRGVRWIAVPTTVLAMVDAAVGGKTGINTAEGKNLVGAFHPPAGVLCDLAALDSLPVNDYVSGLAEVIKAGFIADPEILDLIESDPQAARTPAGPHTAELIVRSIKVKAEVVSSDLKEAGLREILNYGHTLGHAIEKNERYKWRHGAAVSVGMHFAAELGRLAGRLDDATADRHRSILESVGLPLHYRYDQWPKLVENMKVDKKSRGDLLRFIVLDGLAKPTVLEGPDPAVLLAAYGEVGE; this is translated from the coding sequence ATGAGCGAGGCAGTCACCCGGATCCAGGTCGGCGGCACCGCGGGGTCCGACCCCTACGAGGTACTGGTGGGCCGTCAGCTCCTGGGCGAGCTCGGCGGCCTGATCGGCCCGAAGGCCAAGAATGTCGCGGTGATCCACCCCGAGGCCCTCGCCGAGACCGGCGACGCGCTGCGCGCCGACCTCGCCGGGCAGGGCTACGAGGCGATCGCCATCCAGGTGCCCAACGCCGAGGAGGCGAAGACCGCCGAGGTCGCCGCCTACTGCTGGAAGGCGCTCGGCCAGTCCGGATTCACCCGCACCGACGTCATCGTCGGTGTCGGCGGCGGTGCCAGCACCGATCTGGCCGGGTTCGTGGCCGCGACCTGGCTGCGCGGGGTCCGCTGGATCGCCGTCCCGACCACGGTGCTGGCCATGGTGGACGCGGCCGTCGGCGGCAAGACCGGCATCAACACCGCCGAGGGCAAGAACCTCGTCGGCGCCTTCCACCCGCCCGCCGGCGTCCTGTGCGACCTCGCCGCGCTGGACTCCCTCCCGGTCAACGACTACGTCTCGGGGCTGGCCGAGGTCATCAAGGCCGGCTTCATCGCCGACCCGGAGATCCTGGACCTGATCGAATCCGACCCCCAGGCCGCGCGCACTCCGGCCGGGCCGCACACGGCCGAGCTGATCGTGCGCTCGATCAAGGTCAAGGCGGAGGTCGTCTCGTCCGACCTGAAGGAGGCGGGCCTGCGGGAGATCCTCAACTACGGTCACACGCTCGGCCACGCCATCGAGAAGAACGAGCGCTACAAGTGGCGGCACGGCGCCGCCGTCTCCGTCGGCATGCACTTCGCCGCCGAACTGGGCCGTCTCGCGGGCCGCCTGGACGACGCCACCGCCGACCGGCACCGCAGCATCCTCGAATCGGTCGGCCTGCCGCTGCACTACCGCTACGACCAGTGGCCCAAGCTCGTCGAGAACATGAAGGTCGACAAGAAGTCCCGCGGCGACCTGCTGCGCTTCATCGTCCTGGACGGCCTCGCCAAGCCCACCGTCCTCGAGGGCCCCGACCCGGCCGTCCTCCTCGCCGCCTACGGCGAGGTGGGCGAGTAG
- the nusB gene encoding transcription antitermination factor NusB, translated as MAARNTARKRAFQILFEGDQRGADVLTVLADWVRHARSDTRQPPVSEYTMELVEGYAERAKRIDELIAQYSVGWTLDRMPVVDRNILRLGAYELIWVDATPDAVVLDEMVQLAKEFSTDESPAFVNGLLGRLKDLKPSLRRDES; from the coding sequence GTGGCTGCCCGCAACACGGCCCGCAAGCGCGCCTTCCAGATCCTCTTCGAGGGCGATCAGCGCGGCGCCGACGTCCTGACGGTCCTCGCCGACTGGGTCCGGCACGCCCGGTCCGACACCCGGCAGCCGCCGGTGAGCGAGTACACGATGGAGCTGGTCGAGGGCTACGCCGAGCGCGCCAAGCGCATCGACGAGCTCATCGCCCAGTACTCGGTCGGCTGGACGCTCGACCGCATGCCGGTCGTCGACCGCAACATCCTGCGTCTGGGCGCGTACGAGCTGATCTGGGTCGACGCGACCCCGGACGCCGTCGTCCTGGACGAGATGGTGCAACTGGCGAAGGAGTTCTCCACGGACGAGTCGCCCGCGTTCGTCAACGGCCTGCTCGGCCGGCTGAAGGACCTCAAGCCCTCGCTGCGCCGCGACGAGAGCTGA
- the bldD gene encoding transcriptional regulator BldD, which yields MSSEYAKQLGAKLRAIRTQQGLSLHGVEEKSQGRWKAVVVGSYERGDRAVTVQRLAELADFYGVPVQELLPGTTPGGAAEPPPKLVLDLERLATVPAEKAGPLQRYAATIQSQRGDYNGKVLSIRQDDLRTLAVIYDQSPSVLTEQLISWGVLDADARRAVASHEDL from the coding sequence ATGTCCAGCGAATACGCCAAACAGCTCGGGGCCAAGCTCCGGGCCATCCGCACCCAGCAGGGCCTTTCCCTCCACGGTGTCGAGGAGAAGTCCCAGGGCCGCTGGAAGGCCGTCGTGGTCGGTTCGTACGAGCGCGGCGACCGCGCCGTGACCGTGCAGCGCCTCGCCGAGCTGGCGGACTTCTACGGCGTTCCCGTGCAGGAGCTGCTCCCGGGCACCACCCCGGGCGGTGCCGCCGAGCCGCCGCCGAAGCTGGTCCTGGACCTGGAGCGGCTGGCCACGGTGCCGGCCGAGAAGGCGGGCCCGCTCCAGCGCTACGCCGCCACGATCCAGTCGCAGCGCGGTGACTACAACGGCAAGGTGCTCTCGATCCGCCAGGACGACCTGCGCACACTCGCCGTCATCTACGACCAGTCGCCCTCGGTCCTGACCGAGCAGCTCATCAGTTGGGGTGTCCTGGACGCGGACGCGCGTCGCGCGGTGGCGTCCCACGAGGACCTCTGA
- the mltG gene encoding endolytic transglycosylase MltG, which produces MTEYGRGPGSEPWHPEDPLYGDGGWGGQQAHAGQQSPYGGQPQQYPEQQQSQQQYGDWGDGGQSAYGQQPQYDQYGRQHPEPQYDQYGQQHQQHQHQYDQQQHQYDQQQYDQQYASQAQPQQSYDNGDWGTGAHPHAQYPADPSDPYGQQPAPYGAEQPDFYGTPDAYPPPEPPARRRTEPDPEPEGTDWDPGPDEGEHAFFAGGDGGEEEGGGEGNAGRGDRRSRGGKPKKGRSGVACLVVCLVLGGGVVGVGYFGYQFYQDRFGAAPDYAGDGNGEQVTVTIPKGAGGSAIGQELKSKGVVKSVDAFITAQQSNPRGKSIQDGVYTLQKEMSAESAVELLLNPDSRSNLIIAEGRRNVDVYKKIDKQLGVDEGTTAEVAKTEWKSLGLPDWAMNHENVKDPLEGFLYPSSYAAAKGQKPEDVLKQMVARATEKYDELGLEEKAEELDLEGPWQLLTVASLVQAEGTSHDDFRKMAEVVYNRLKPGNTQTNGLLEFDSTYNYVKNQSKLDLSLSKLRSYDNPYNTYYHKGLPPGPISNPGEEALKGALDPSDGGWYYFISLDGKTSEFTKTNAEHQKLVDKWNASRKN; this is translated from the coding sequence ATGACTGAGTATGGCCGGGGCCCAGGCTCCGAACCGTGGCATCCGGAGGACCCGTTGTACGGGGACGGCGGATGGGGCGGACAGCAGGCCCATGCGGGTCAGCAGTCCCCCTACGGCGGCCAGCCACAGCAGTATCCGGAGCAGCAGCAGTCGCAGCAGCAGTACGGCGACTGGGGCGACGGCGGCCAGTCCGCATACGGTCAGCAGCCGCAGTACGACCAGTACGGCCGGCAGCACCCGGAGCCGCAGTACGACCAGTACGGCCAGCAGCACCAGCAGCACCAGCACCAGTACGACCAGCAGCAGCACCAGTACGACCAGCAGCAGTATGACCAGCAGTACGCCTCCCAGGCGCAGCCGCAGCAGAGCTACGACAACGGCGACTGGGGCACGGGCGCGCATCCCCACGCGCAGTACCCCGCCGACCCGTCGGACCCCTACGGCCAGCAGCCCGCCCCCTACGGCGCGGAGCAGCCCGACTTCTACGGCACCCCGGATGCGTACCCGCCGCCGGAGCCGCCCGCCCGCCGCCGCACCGAGCCCGACCCTGAACCCGAGGGCACCGACTGGGACCCCGGCCCCGACGAGGGCGAGCACGCCTTCTTCGCGGGCGGGGACGGCGGCGAGGAAGAAGGCGGCGGTGAGGGCAACGCGGGTCGGGGCGACCGCAGGAGCCGGGGCGGCAAACCCAAGAAGGGCCGCAGCGGAGTCGCGTGTCTCGTGGTCTGCCTGGTGCTCGGCGGCGGCGTGGTGGGAGTCGGGTATTTCGGTTACCAGTTCTACCAGGACCGTTTCGGCGCCGCCCCGGACTACGCGGGGGACGGCAACGGCGAGCAGGTGACCGTCACCATCCCCAAGGGCGCGGGCGGCTCGGCCATCGGCCAGGAGCTCAAGAGCAAGGGCGTGGTGAAGAGCGTCGACGCCTTCATCACCGCCCAGCAGAGCAACCCCCGGGGCAAGAGCATCCAGGACGGCGTGTACACGCTGCAGAAGGAGATGTCGGCCGAGAGCGCGGTCGAACTCCTGCTCAACCCGGACAGCCGCAGCAACCTGATCATCGCCGAGGGCAGACGCAACGTCGACGTCTACAAGAAGATCGACAAGCAGCTCGGCGTGGACGAGGGCACCACGGCGGAGGTCGCCAAGACCGAGTGGAAGAGTCTCGGCCTGCCCGACTGGGCGATGAACCACGAGAACGTGAAGGATCCGCTGGAAGGGTTCCTCTACCCGTCCAGCTACGCGGCCGCCAAGGGGCAGAAGCCCGAGGACGTACTCAAGCAGATGGTGGCGCGGGCCACCGAGAAGTACGACGAGCTGGGCCTGGAGGAGAAGGCAGAGGAACTCGACCTCGAAGGACCGTGGCAACTGCTGACCGTGGCGAGCCTGGTCCAGGCCGAGGGCACGAGCCACGACGACTTCCGCAAGATGGCCGAAGTCGTCTACAACCGCCTCAAGCCGGGGAACACGCAGACCAACGGGTTGCTCGAGTTCGACTCGACGTACAACTACGTCAAGAACCAGAGCAAGCTCGACCTGTCGCTCAGCAAGCTGCGCAGTTACGACAACCCGTACAACACCTACTACCACAAGGGTCTGCCGCCCGGTCCGATCAGCAACCCCGGCGAAGAAGCGCTGAAAGGCGCTCTCGATCCGAGCGATGGCGGCTGGTACTACTTCATCTCGCTCGACGGCAAGACGAGTGAGTTCACCAAGACCAACGCGGAACATCAGAAGCTGGTCGACAAGTGGAACGCATCGAGGAAGAACTGA
- the efp gene encoding elongation factor P, with protein sequence MASTNDLKNGMVLKLEGGQLWSVVEFQHVKPGKGPAFVRTKLKNVLSGKVVDKTFNAGVKVETATVDKRDMQFSYMDGDYFVFMDMETYDQLHVDRKAVGDAANFLVEGFTATVAQHEGEVLFVELPAAVELTIQETEPGVQGDRSTGGTKPAILETGHQINVPLFITTGEKIKVDTRSSDYLGRVNS encoded by the coding sequence GTGGCTTCCACGAACGACCTCAAGAACGGCATGGTGCTCAAGCTCGAAGGCGGCCAGCTCTGGTCCGTCGTCGAGTTCCAGCACGTCAAGCCCGGCAAGGGCCCCGCCTTCGTGCGCACCAAGCTCAAGAACGTGCTTTCCGGCAAGGTCGTCGACAAGACCTTCAACGCCGGCGTCAAGGTCGAGACGGCCACTGTCGACAAGCGTGACATGCAGTTCTCGTACATGGACGGCGACTACTTCGTCTTCATGGACATGGAGACCTACGACCAGTTGCACGTCGACCGCAAGGCCGTCGGCGACGCCGCCAACTTCCTGGTGGAGGGCTTCACCGCCACCGTCGCGCAGCACGAGGGCGAGGTGCTCTTCGTCGAGCTGCCCGCCGCCGTCGAGCTGACCATCCAGGAGACCGAGCCGGGCGTCCAGGGCGACCGCTCCACCGGCGGCACCAAGCCCGCCATCCTGGAGACCGGTCACCAGATCAACGTCCCGCTCTTCATCACCACCGGTGAGAAGATCAAGGTCGACACCCGCTCGAGCGACTACCTCGGCCGGGTGAACAGCTAA
- a CDS encoding shikimate kinase encodes MGVGKSTVGRLLAERLGVGYRDTDEDIVTGQGRTIADIFVDEGEAAFRALEKQTVHRALAEHDGVLALGGGAILDADTRALLAGRRVVYLSMDVEEAVKRTGLNAARPLLAVNPRRQWRELMEARRHLYEQVATAVVATDGRTPEEVTQAALDALELKEV; translated from the coding sequence ATGGGCGTCGGCAAGTCCACCGTCGGGCGGCTGCTGGCCGAGCGGCTCGGCGTCGGCTACCGGGACACGGACGAGGACATCGTCACCGGTCAGGGACGCACCATCGCCGACATTTTCGTCGACGAGGGCGAGGCGGCCTTCCGGGCCCTGGAGAAGCAGACCGTGCACCGGGCGCTCGCCGAGCACGACGGCGTCCTCGCCCTCGGCGGCGGCGCGATCCTGGACGCGGACACCCGCGCCCTGCTCGCGGGGCGGCGCGTCGTCTACCTCTCGATGGATGTCGAGGAGGCGGTCAAGCGCACCGGCCTGAACGCCGCGCGCCCGCTGCTGGCGGTCAATCCGCGCAGGCAGTGGCGCGAGCTGATGGAGGCCCGCCGCCACCTCTACGAGCAGGTCGCCACGGCCGTGGTGGCCACGGACGGTCGTACGCCCGAAGAGGTCACTCAAGCCGCCCTGGACGCACTGGAGTTGAAGGAAGTATGA
- a CDS encoding aspartate carbamoyltransferase catalytic subunit — MQRHLISAADLTRDDAVLILDTAEEMARVADRPIKKLPTLRGRTVVNLFFEDSTRTRISFEAAEKRLSADVINFTAKGSSVSKGESLKDTAQTLEAMGVDAVVIRHSASGAPYRLATSGWIDAAVVNAGDGTHQHPTQALLDAFTMRRRLVGRDAGLGKDLDGRRITLVGDILHSRVARSNVDLLHTLGAEVTLVAPPTLLPVGVETWPCEVSYDLDSTLSKSDAVMLLRVQRERMNAAFFPTEREYSRRYGLDGDRMAKMPGHAIVMHPGPMVRGMEITAEVADSDRCTVVEQVTNGVSIRMAVLYLLLGGNEPAVAHARPTEEK, encoded by the coding sequence ATGCAGCGTCATCTCATCTCGGCCGCCGACCTCACCCGCGACGACGCCGTCCTGATCCTCGACACCGCCGAGGAGATGGCCCGGGTCGCCGACCGGCCGATCAAGAAACTGCCGACCCTGCGCGGCCGTACCGTCGTCAACCTCTTCTTCGAGGACTCCACCCGTACCCGGATCTCCTTCGAGGCCGCCGAGAAGCGCCTGTCCGCGGACGTCATCAACTTCACCGCCAAGGGGTCGAGCGTCTCCAAGGGCGAGTCCCTCAAGGACACCGCCCAGACGCTGGAGGCCATGGGCGTCGACGCCGTCGTCATCCGGCACAGCGCCTCCGGCGCCCCGTACCGCCTGGCCACCTCCGGCTGGATCGACGCCGCCGTGGTCAACGCCGGGGACGGCACCCACCAGCACCCCACCCAGGCCCTGCTGGACGCCTTCACCATGCGGCGCCGCCTGGTCGGCCGCGACGCCGGGCTCGGCAAGGACCTGGACGGACGCCGGATCACACTCGTCGGCGACATCCTGCACAGCCGGGTCGCCCGCTCCAACGTCGACCTGCTGCACACCCTCGGCGCCGAGGTCACCCTCGTCGCCCCGCCCACCCTGCTGCCGGTCGGCGTCGAGACCTGGCCCTGCGAGGTCTCCTACGACCTCGACTCGACGCTGTCCAAGTCCGACGCGGTGATGCTGCTGCGCGTCCAGCGCGAGCGCATGAACGCCGCGTTCTTCCCGACCGAGCGCGAGTACTCCCGCCGTTACGGCCTCGACGGCGACCGCATGGCGAAGATGCCCGGCCACGCCATCGTGATGCACCCCGGCCCGATGGTCCGCGGTATGGAGATCACCGCCGAGGTCGCCGACTCCGACCGCTGCACCGTCGTCGAGCAGGTCACCAACGGCGTCTCCATCCGGATGGCGGTCCTGTACCTGCTGCTCGGCGGCAACGAACCCGCCGTCGCCCACGCCCGCCCCACCGAGGAGAAGTAA
- a CDS encoding shikimate dehydrogenase — MSAHRRAAVLGSPIAHSLSPVLHRAAYTGLGLDGWTYDRFDVDEAALPGFFDKLGPEWAGLSLTMPLKRAVIPLLDGISETAASVDAVNTVVFTADGRRTGDNTDIPGMVAALREHGVQQVETAAILGAGATASSALAALARICTGEVAVYVRSEARAAEMLEWAERLGAEVRIGDWADAQEALCAPLVVSTTPAGVTDTFGQGVPEHPGTLFDVLYDPWPTVLADRWSARGGAVVSGLDLLLHQAVLQVEQMTGRSPVPLAAMREAASNALVTRS; from the coding sequence ATGTCCGCACACCGCCGAGCCGCCGTTCTGGGCTCGCCGATCGCCCACTCGCTGTCCCCGGTGCTGCACCGCGCCGCCTACACCGGGCTGGGCCTGGACGGCTGGACGTACGACCGCTTCGACGTGGACGAGGCGGCGCTACCGGGCTTCTTCGACAAGCTCGGACCGGAGTGGGCGGGGCTGTCGCTGACCATGCCGCTCAAGCGGGCGGTCATCCCGCTGCTCGACGGGATCAGCGAGACCGCCGCCTCGGTGGACGCCGTGAACACCGTCGTCTTCACCGCGGACGGCCGCAGGACCGGCGACAACACCGACATCCCCGGCATGGTCGCGGCCCTGCGCGAGCACGGTGTCCAGCAGGTCGAGACCGCCGCGATCCTCGGCGCCGGCGCCACCGCCTCCTCCGCGCTCGCCGCGTTGGCCCGGATCTGCACGGGCGAGGTCGCCGTCTACGTCCGCAGCGAGGCGCGTGCGGCCGAGATGCTGGAATGGGCCGAGCGGCTGGGGGCCGAGGTGCGCATCGGCGACTGGGCGGATGCCCAGGAGGCGCTGTGCGCCCCGCTGGTGGTCTCCACCACCCCGGCGGGCGTCACCGACACCTTCGGCCAGGGCGTACCAGAACACCCGGGAACCCTCTTCGACGTCCTCTACGACCCGTGGCCGACCGTCCTCGCGGACCGCTGGTCCGCCCGCGGCGGGGCCGTCGTCAGCGGCCTGGACCTGCTGCTGCACCAGGCGGTGCTCCAGGTCGAGCAGATGACGGGCCGATCCCCGGTTCCGCTGGCCGCGATGCGCGAGGCCGCTTCGAACGCCCTGGTCACCCGGTCGTGA
- the pyrR gene encoding bifunctional pyr operon transcriptional regulator/uracil phosphoribosyltransferase PyrR: protein MDKQDRQDQRPDPRHDARPDAPQDARHEARPVLEGPDIARVLTRIAHEIVERAKGADDVVLLGIPTRGVFLARRLADKLEQITERKMPVGSLDITMYRDDLRMHPPRALARTEIPGDGIDGRLVVLVDDVLFSGRTIRAALDALNDIGRPRAVQLAVLVDRGHRELPIRADYVGKNLPTSLRETVKVQLAEEDGRDTVLLGAKPATPGAHP, encoded by the coding sequence ATGGACAAGCAGGACAGGCAGGATCAGCGGCCGGACCCGCGGCACGACGCGCGACCGGACGCTCCGCAGGACGCGCGGCACGAAGCGCGGCCCGTACTCGAAGGGCCCGACATCGCGCGGGTCCTGACGCGCATCGCCCACGAGATCGTCGAACGCGCCAAGGGCGCCGACGACGTGGTGCTCCTCGGTATCCCGACCCGGGGCGTCTTCCTCGCCCGGCGGCTCGCCGACAAGCTCGAGCAGATCACCGAGCGCAAGATGCCGGTCGGCTCGCTCGACATCACCATGTACCGCGACGACCTGCGCATGCACCCGCCGCGTGCGCTGGCCCGCACCGAGATCCCGGGTGACGGCATCGACGGCCGCCTGGTCGTCCTCGTCGACGACGTGCTCTTCTCCGGCCGCACCATCCGCGCCGCCCTCGACGCGCTGAACGACATCGGCCGCCCGCGCGCGGTGCAGCTCGCCGTCCTCGTCGACCGCGGCCACCGCGAACTGCCCATCCGTGCCGACTACGTCGGCAAGAACCTCCCGACGTCGCTGCGGGAGACGGTCAAGGTCCAGCTCGCCGAGGAGGACGGTCGCGACACCGTGCTGCTGGGCGCCAAGCCGGCCACCCCGGGCGCCCACCCTTAG
- the aroC gene encoding chorismate synthase, translating to MSRLRWLTAGESHGPALVATLEGLPAGVPITTDLVADHLARRRLGYGRGARMKFERDEVTFLGGVRHGLTLGSPVAVMVGNTEWPKWEQVMAADPVDPELLAGLARNAPLTRPRPGHADLAGMQKYGFDEARPILERASARETAARVALGAVARSYLKETAGIEVVSHVVELAAAKAPYGVYPTPADVEKLDADPVRCLDADASEAMVAEIDQAHKDGDTLGGVVEVLAYGVPVGLGSHVHWDRRLDARLAAALMGIQAIKGVEVGDGFGLARVPGSQAHDEILTGPDGIKRASGRSGGTEGGLTTGELLRVKAAMKPIATVPRALQTVDVATGEAAQAHHQRSDVCAVPAAGIVAEAMVALVLADAVAEKFGGDSVVETRRNVTSYLDNLAIR from the coding sequence TTGAGCAGGTTGCGCTGGCTGACCGCGGGGGAGTCCCACGGTCCCGCACTCGTCGCGACGCTGGAGGGTCTGCCCGCCGGCGTGCCGATCACCACGGACCTGGTGGCGGACCATCTGGCGAGGCGGCGGCTGGGCTATGGGCGCGGTGCGCGGATGAAGTTCGAGCGGGACGAGGTCACCTTCCTCGGTGGTGTCCGGCACGGGCTGACCCTCGGTTCCCCGGTCGCGGTGATGGTGGGCAACACCGAGTGGCCGAAGTGGGAGCAGGTCATGGCGGCCGATCCGGTGGACCCGGAGCTGCTGGCGGGGCTTGCCCGCAACGCACCGCTGACCCGGCCCCGTCCCGGTCACGCCGACCTCGCGGGCATGCAGAAGTACGGCTTCGACGAGGCCCGGCCGATCCTGGAGCGCGCCTCGGCGCGGGAGACGGCCGCCCGGGTGGCCCTGGGTGCGGTGGCGCGGTCGTACCTGAAGGAGACGGCCGGCATCGAGGTCGTCAGCCACGTCGTCGAGCTGGCCGCCGCCAAGGCTCCCTACGGCGTGTACCCGACGCCGGCGGACGTGGAGAAGCTGGACGCCGACCCGGTGCGCTGCCTGGACGCGGACGCGTCGGAGGCGATGGTCGCGGAGATCGACCAGGCGCACAAGGACGGCGACACCCTCGGTGGCGTGGTCGAGGTGCTGGCGTACGGCGTCCCGGTCGGGCTGGGCTCGCACGTGCACTGGGACCGGCGGCTGGACGCCCGGCTGGCCGCCGCGCTGATGGGCATCCAGGCGATCAAGGGTGTGGAGGTCGGCGACGGCTTCGGGCTGGCCCGGGTGCCCGGCTCGCAGGCGCACGACGAGATCCTCACCGGCCCCGACGGCATCAAGCGCGCCTCCGGCCGGTCCGGGGGCACCGAGGGCGGCCTGACCACCGGCGAGCTGCTGCGCGTGAAGGCGGCCATGAAGCCGATCGCGACCGTGCCGCGGGCCCTGCAGACCGTGGACGTCGCCACCGGTGAGGCCGCGCAGGCCCACCACCAGCGCTCCGACGTGTGCGCGGTGCCGGCGGCCGGCATCGTCGCCGAGGCGATGGTCGCCCTGGTCCTGGCGGACGCGGTGGCGGAGAAGTTCGGCGGCGACAGCGTGGTCGAGACCCGCCGCAACGTCACCTCGTACCTCGACAACCTGGCCATCCGGTGA